The nucleotide sequence AGAATCTAGATTGTTCTTGTAGTGGAACCACTGCTGTAGTTGTCATAAGACAGGTAAATAAACTTTGATATATAGATTTAGCaattcattttttatctttgttaaGGAAAATATGATAACAAAAGAACAATAAAATCAGGGTGAAGGTCTTGTCATAGTTAACCTTGGTGACTCAAGAGCAATATTAGGAACAATCCAAGATGAAAAACTCAAAGCCATTCAATTAACCACTGATTTGAAGCCTGGTTTGCCTTGTAAGATTCCTCTCATAAACTAACTACCATGCAGCTTCTTTTCAAGTATTGGTTTGAcggaatattttatatttttatttattattttcacgTTTGAttacaaaattatcattttttttcttaattgcacttttggccccctatgttttaagaagttgcAATTTTAgatccctaactaattaaaatacaaaacagctcccctatgtattggatctttgacagttttgacCCCTTAGACCAATTTtaactcggtcaacgctgacgtgacacTTCAAAGGCGTcacgtgtgcattgttttaattaaaaaaaaaaaaccacatacaaattaaagaattaaataaatgaaaaaaacaacaaataattaaaaaaaataaaaaagaaagaaaaaaaatgatggaaattgTGTTTCAAAATCTGATTCtacctcttcttcctctcatctctctctaaaacactgATTTAAGAACATGCTCCATTGAAAGAAGCATAGAAAAAGTGGAAAAAGGATGACTACCTCAATGCAAGCACGATAATGAAATAATGTTCTATTGAACGTAACGAAAGTTTcgtttttatcaaaagaaaaaggagcatATCACATGCACTTTGACATATATAAAGGGTACAAAACAAGACAGCTATATTAGTTGCATGTTGCTTATACATAACTTGAATAAGAATTACACCTCCATTATTCCCTAACAATCGAATGGCctgatatatttatcatataaattctttttttcctcCCTTACTTTGTCGTTTCCtatttgtatatttattataaactgctcagttatttgttaatttgcagTTATAAATGCAATATTATCAGTGCCAGCATGAATAATGCAAGAATATCTGAATAATCTTTAATAGTATGAATATCTATTCTTGAATCAATTCTTGAATCagttaaaaattgttttaaaattccTCATCTGAGACACAATAACTCCTACATGTTACCTTGAATGCATGAATAAGAACTCCCTGTATTATCAACTTGATGATCTCCCAAAAATATCAGAACAATCACATATTGTTTacattattaaaagtataatgatagtttctatttatatttcctcATCAACTCTGTTCCTGAATGCTACAACTAGTTTACCTGtgtttgaaaaattagaatGTCACTTTACTTCTTCGTGTTTCTGGTTAGAATTCGAATACGAGAGAGATTCAATCGGAGCAAATCCATGGTAGTGATGAAGCAGTGGCAGAAaacttcaagattttggaacaaaggattttggagagagaatcagtgttttagagagagatgagaggaagaagatggagaatcagattttggaacacgatttccttctttttttttctttcttttttatttttttaattatttgttgtttttttttcatttatttaattctttaatttatatgtggttttttttttaattaaaacaatgcacacgtgGCGGCTTTgaagtgccacgtcagcgttgaccgagtcaaaattggtctagggggctaaaactgccaaagatccaatacataggaggctgttttgtattttaattaattagggggccaaaatcgcaacttcttaaaatatagagggccaaaagtgcaattaagccttttttttttgtcaagccaaaattatcattttatttgagTATGTTTTGTGTTTTCAAAGATTACTATAATAAAGAAGTAAAATGCTGTCTTTCTCTTTTTTAGAATGATGATGTCTTCAAGGTCTATTTTTTTGTTCCATACACACCTTAGTTTAACAAttatatgaaaaacaaatgtttaaaatatgagATTATTTCAAATAAGAGACTTCTAAATAGATGGATCATGAATCTCAACTGATTTTCACGGACGTATTTTAatccaaatataataatattttagtatcaattaatattttgaatCTATGTATATTAACGTTAAACGTCAATAATGACACAAGGAGTActataaatgttaaaaatttaattatgagaAATGCTACTTCTCGCGAGAAAGTTTTCACGAAAACATCACGATAGATGGGTGAAATTGCAGCAGACATTTTCTACTTTATTTCCACCCATTTGTGTTTTCTGCTTAATATATCACACTCATAATTGATTGGTGATAGATTCGTGATCATATTTTTCGCTAGAAATAGCATCGCTCCTTAATTATTTGTATCTAACCTAAATTGGAATGCAGGCGAAGCAAAGAGAATAAGGAGTTGCAACGGTTGTGTTTATGCGTTAAAGGAAGAACCACATGTCCAACGAGTATGGTTGCCCAACGAGAACTACCCTGGCCTAGCCATGTCTCGAGCTTTCGGAGATTTCATACTCAAAGACCATGGTGTTATTGCTACACCAGATATTTGGTATCACCGTTTAACATCAAGTGACCAATTTATTGTTCTTGCAAGTGATGGGGTACGtgttatgattattattactacttgCATACAAATTCAATGgctttatcatttatttatagataTTTTTTGCTTATAGGTGTGGGATGTACTAAGTAATGAAGAGGTTGCATCAATTGTGTGGATGGTAGAAAGTGAAGAGGAAGCTGCAAGGGCAGTGGTGGAAGCAGCCACAGCTGCATGGGCAAAGAAGTTTCCTTCCTCTAGGGTAGATGATTGCACCGTGGTTTGCCATTTCCTGCAGAAGAAACCACAAAACTTGGAGTATATGGATAGTGGAAAATTAGGTTAAATGGCCCTTCCACTAGTTATCTTCTAAACATAAAGGGCAAGCTACAATGTCTTGTAAAAACACGCTACACAGTACACAGAAAGCATGTACACCAAATGTAGGGACACAATTGCAATATCGAGTAAACCTTTGTTTTCGTGCATAAACAATGGTCATATTAGTttcaaaatatacaaataaCTCCACACTTTTAATGTGAAATATACACTTCATGAAGGCTGTAATTGTCGATTTTATAGATTTTGTGCATGTTTGGTTATGAGATGTGGAAACTATTTGCATCTCCTATCAAGATATTGTGATTGATCGATCAAGCAACTCCCACAACGTCTGTTTAACTCATAATTTAACTCATAATCTTGTTAAACTATGATCCTCGATGCATAATTCATATGAAATTTATGATAACCAACCACACTTTTCAACAACAATCTACCAAcagtatatattttattaaaacatTTTGTATCAAAATTTGAAATGCCAGTTAACTATGATAAGTAATTGTCCTATCTTTTGAAACTGCAAATCTTTCATGCAAAATCCAAATGGAACCATACTGCTCCATCTGTGAACTTGTTGTCACAAGCAAAAATAAGGCTGAAAAAGAAGAGTatggaaagaagaaagaaggtttgtagaaatgaataaaaaatgttaCAGGATGAAGGCTTTTTCCATTCAGGGCAAGGTTACATCATTTTCAACCGTTGCTCCAAGCAGATCATCATCGTAGGAAACAGGTATCCTTAATCTGTCACGAACAGGAACACGTTTCTTTTCAGAACCTGGTGGTTTATCTTGATCTTGCAATTGTGATGCGCAAGTAGGATTGTCAGACACATTTCCCTGATGCGCACTAGAAGATGGACAGGGCACCACTTGAGAAGAATCCTCCTCTTTTTGCATGGATGGCTGCTTAAAACTTGGCTGCCTGAATTGCTTCTGTATTATTATAAAGAAGACAAAATGAGCAAACACAAGATAAACTAATTGTTACAAAGCAAATAATATTTGAATGGCCTTGGTTGATCATTAACCAATTGACTATTTAACACATCAAAAGCTGCAGCTTCTATCTTTTACAAAAGAGGCAGCCTAGAACCATATAAACAACAGTCTTGGTTAAGAAAATGATAATATCAAacaaaatcttcaaattttttGCCTGCTATTTCAAAAGTCAGCAAAACATTAAAGTcataaacaattttcatttatcTGGTATTAGTTTTATTTTCGACTGCCTCGGTCTAATATATGGAATTGCTACCAAAAGACTATTGTATGCTTAAACTCACGTTTGTAGAAAACATAGGTTTGAAATCACCAGCTAAATTTTTTCCAGTTTTTTTATGTTAGGGTCTTGCTAAGTAAAACTGCTTTAAGTCTTCAAAACCCATCAGACTAAAAGTGGGGGAAAAAAAGGACTTTTGCATTGAATTGgatttataatttttactaGGCTTTACTTCAAACTTGCTTTTAAGATAAAAGTTTCCAAACACAACTTCAAACTCACTTATTAACaatcaattttgaaaaattcaagtttgtaAACATTCACCCCACCAAACACTCACTATTGTGCTACAGGGaacataaagaagaaaaaaaaaacaagtgtttAAGCAGTAAAGAGTTAGGGTCAATCACACACCTCAAACTCCCTCGCTTTTTTCATTATCTCTTTGTAGGCATTTGGTTCTCGAACTTTAATGATGTTCCACAATACACCACCCCCTGTCCGAAATCGCTTACCATCAGCTGTCTGCTGGCCTCCACAGGACTGTATTGCGTCTACCTGTGAGTTTAACAGTTAATTATACAAATTTGCGACGTACCAAATTGGACAGCTTAAAAAAGAACACCAAACATAATTAAACCCAAAGACTAGTTCAGTTATTTTGAGAAGCAagtcaataataataaaaaattttgaacaaaagtcaataataataatataatctaGAAACAAAGGACATTATCCGCTATGATTTATGAAGAGTATAATGTGgcatagaagaaaaataatccaaaattcataaaaaaaaaaaaaaaatggaattaagtAGAAATGGAGAACTAATACCTAATACGTttatgggacaaatattttagattttcaACCAACAAAGTCCTTGCTGCAGCAGCAAGTGCAAAATTCCTAAAGGGTGGCTTCGAATATTAGGGTTATCTCTCATCAGTTTGCCATTCAAAAAACGGGGGGGGGTTATCTCTCATCCAACAATATTTTAGATTTCAACCAAGAACCTTCAGTTTGATTCTCCTACATATATTAGGGTTGTCTCCTACCATGTTTACACTAAAATCTTAACTTAGTGCCATCAATTGTTCCTTTACTATTACTTACCCAGCAATAAATTTTCATTAGAAaccagaaaaaaaattaaaatgttaatgaaattcagataacaatcaaaataataatatgatatatttagGAAAATTCAATTTTGGCTGGCTTTGTTCGCTGCTCTTTTTATACGAGAGAAAACTGAAGTGGATAAACATGTGTACAATAATTAAATACTGAAGGTGTTCATCAGCCAGGAACATCAAAGTTCAAACATAGGATTGGAAGGAGCAAACTAGTTTCTGATTAAAATCTACAAGGTTGGGTACAAAACTGAACACATCAGAAACTGTAAACGGTTGTATTGTATGGTCTTCTAGGGAGTAATAGATAAGCATAATCAGGTCAAGCTGAACCAGATCAGGTAGAATCTGAACTCTAACCTTTTCTGAGAAGAGGTGAGTAAATTATGTTTTCCTCAAACAATGTTTTCGAATTAAACCACGAATTAGAAATGTCTGAAATAGCTCTATTGCTATTTCGCGGGGCAATCCACATCGATGTAATGAAAGTGATGGACCTACGACAATAACAGAACGCCCCGAATAATCAACTCGTTTTCCAAGCAGAGTCTCTCGAAATCTTCCGCATTCCCATCAATAAAGGGAAATTATTAAAAGGAAAATCACAAAAAGAACAATTTCTTTTAATACAATGCAATGCACATTTTACTGGGAGATGAAGAGAGATTATAGAGCTAGTGACAAGCCAAGATTAGAAAATCCACGAAGTATCTGTTGCAATAATACGGATTTAGGCACAGAAGGAAAGGATAAAACAAACTGAGTAATTATGTTGATGTGAAGCATCTGTTATAATGAAACGTATATGATGTATTATAGAAGACAAAATCACTAACTTTAATTTATACTAGTACTGAACTCATAATCCAAATTCCTAAGGAAACATTTCATATCATAAGAAatcatttgatattttaaattactCTAAGATGTAATCAAgatatttgagatatttttcaTAATTCTAACAATTCTCGTCAAGCTAAAGCTTTCTGAACTTTAAGCAcgttgcaaaaaaaaaaaaaatcttacaagGAAAAAAACAACATGGGCTCCACAAAACGTGAGTGCAAAGACAGATGAGGCATGGTAAATATATCAAGAGATAAGCATTGCTGGAAAGACAACTGAGCAAAAAGATTAAAATGATCACAACTTGAAGAGCTAGTTGGAATGTTGCATAATAAAAAAGCATTGCTGGAAATCCATTACACAGCAGAAAGGAAGCTACCAAGAAAGATACAAGGAAGGGGGATGAACTTCTCCAAGACTTTTGGAACAGCTGATTTCATAATCAGCTGCATATACTTCAAACTTACACCAACAAATATGTATCTTTCCTATTGATAGAAGCCTCGATAGAAttaaaagaataagaagaattagaattataaaatcaatataagGAGAATAGACAAGTACTGGAAGTATGACAAGAATTATGAAATCAGCTGTGCATACCTCAAACTCACACCCAAATATCAATACGTCTTAGCAATACACAGTCAAAAGAACATCGAGGATTCAGAATTATGAAACCAGTGTAAAAAGGAGAACCTACAAGTAAAACAGGATGCATAGGTAATAAAAACTCGCACATTTGAATGTCAGACTATTACTTGGGCAACTTTTGACGAAGCAAAATCAAGGGGACTGGGTTGTAGACAATTAGAGTAGATAATTTCTTCAATTACTAACATATCAGGTTTCATATGAATAAATTTTTCGGCTATATATCATCAATACTATCCATATAATGCACTAATAATTAGGTGGTTCCTTTCCATTTGATAAAACTGGTCAAGctgtttttaaattattttcagacATTCTAAATGGCTATGATATTTCATACAAaatttcataagttgtttcaaaTTGTGGTCTACAACTGCATTTGCAGTCACAATTTTATGCAGTTTGGACAATCATAAAGCAACCCCATCACACTCAAATTTAGACAACATTGCAAGGAAGTATAAGGTTCCAATACCTCTTTGACGATATCGCTTAACGCAGAAACCCCAAGGCAACCTAAAGCTGTATATACCATGTatgactttttctctttcagACGCCGACATGTCTCTATCACAAACCTGAAAAAAGCACATAATTCATTAGAAGTTCATGTATTTACTCATGTCAAAACGGAAAAATCAGAGAGTCATGATTAAATGTAATGGAACAAGGAAATTCAAAGCCctgaaaataagctaaaaacagcttatgaacatgtaataagttgttttcataagttctctcaaacagtataagctcaaataagtcaaatcAAACGCTTAAACCAATAAAACACAATCAGCATAACACATTCAGCACTATTAGGTATAAAGATAGAcaattgagaaagaaaaaaaagggtttGAAATTCGGAAGAGTGAACAAACCTGTCAATGTTGATGGGTGCATCCGATCCTCCTAAAgcctttctctttctcttgtttttaCGCTTCCGATTTTTACTCAGAGCTTTTGGTTTTTGATTAATATCATTGCGATTATTTTCTGCTTCATGAATGAGATTATGATCCTGTGTGGCGGCGACACCGTTTCGATGAtggtcttcttcttcttcaaccagTTCACCTTCTTCAACGTCAACCATCTCAACATCATCTTCTTCGTAGATAATAGCATCTAGAATGTTCTCACCGCCCTCCATCCCCAAATTCCAGTGCTTGCTTTCAAAACGGTTAGTAACTCTCAAGTGTCGATTATATATGCGTCTCTGTATTGGTtaaacttcttctttttttttttttttgtcaagtagcctagtggctagagctcacacaatttaattgtggagaagtggagtatccggggttcgaactccggctcctgcatataatatgcaatatccctaccaactgagctaagctcacggggatggTTAAACttcttttatataattaaaaaataaccatttaaatttaaaaatattttaataggatttgatttatattttaaagttaaaaatgtgaatattttaacttatatacaatataaaatatttaatttcaatcataattaaatttaatctaatatattaaaattattatgtttCATAGAAGAATAACATATTGATAAAAGTAGACCTCAACTAGAAAGGTGCTACCGTGAGagaccacatttttttttttttagacggCTTAAATGACTTGCTTTTATAGGTGATATACATTGTTTACTTAATTTAGGAggtaaaaaagtatataaataatTCTTATAATAATTTCATGCCCATTATATTACTTTGCAATTATCCATAAaacatatcattttattttttaaatgatttataatattttttttgttggaataaTTACCGTCCAGTTTGTTAGAGTTAATATAATTTgagttaataatttttttaagagattttttttaagcaataaaAGATGATGCATAGagcatcatatatatatatatatatatatatatatatatatatatatatcaataaaaagaaaaaggagtacaaaaaataaaaggggACTAGGCCAATACTTTTTCATCAATTTACAAACCTAAAATTAGGAATACCCAACCTATATCTAATGTACTCCTCCCCCATCTCATTGGGTATGGAGTGGTgccagtaaaaaaaaattggaggtaATGTTAGGCCTGGATCTGCCATGCCATCCGCACATGCATTACCCTTCCTTTACACATGTGTAAAAGTGAAGTGAATATTACTGACAATTTcgttaaaaaatacaaatattatacatttttttgaataagtacAAATATTACACATgaattgacttaaaaatagagaccaaatttgatgattaaaaatgttatagggactaaaaattgaagattaattttagaggaaataaaaatttgatgacTAAGTTGAAGATTAAttactaatattatttttatttatataattctaaaatcaattagatttttcaaaatcaatatatatattttaaaaaaagaattttagcGGGTCAAGTAACCTAcaaatctcaaccattcaaaatctttttgcaaaataaaaataaaaaaatcaagtctCATACGGTAGAAGACCTAAAGAGGTCTCCCACCATAGTCTTTGTCGTAGTCCCAAAGgtaaagaagggaaaaaaaaacataactccattttttgtttcaaaaaccTTAACACTATTGTTGTATAAGAATTGTATTATAAGAGTTTTatatacaaacaaaaattattagtttaaacaacaacaacaaatcatcgTAAGTTTAGTTCAGTTTATAGGAacattacataatatatgtattagTTGTGGTTTAAACCTCGGAACACCTCGCTTATTCTCCTTAAAAGGAGAATTTTTAGTCACACGGGCCACGACTacatgacaaaagaaaaaaacaacaataataaacaaACCAACAATAATGTAGGTTTGTTTATCATTGTATCCAACAATAATAAACAAACCTACATGTCAAAGTCTCTTATGTAACTTTTGAtcatctatttttaaaaaattgaagttttagtccttctattttaaaattaaatttttggtccctttttttgaattttttttccctcGTCTCATTTTGaggtcattttttattatgtaaCTTATTAATTTATGATGTAGCAATATTTATTAggcaattcaacaaaaaaataactaatattatCACATTGTAAACAATAagatataacataaaaaaatctttaaaaaaaagatatatcaTCAAAAAATGAGCTGAGAGACCAAAAAtccgaagaaaaaaaactaaatagaaggacaaataatttgattttttaaataagagGAACAATAGTCtatttagtgtgtgtttggttcaactttGCTTAAAATTGAATCTGAATTCTGATAgaattgattattgattttgatagaattaatttatgtttggatacaataatgcagaattgattaaataaattgaatgttgtttggatagtttttaacaaaattgcttttgaatgtataattactaaaataaacatagctaaattcaagtaaatgtgcatagttgaatgtatatgtagatcaatactaaatgtagatatattatttaatttaaataaataaattttctatatatt is from Medicago truncatula cultivar Jemalong A17 chromosome 1, MtrunA17r5.0-ANR, whole genome shotgun sequence and encodes:
- the LOC11417180 gene encoding probable protein phosphatase 2C 72: MGICISVASSEIHGIPQVHDENVMIFEASKVQNETKRLCSVYSKQGTKGLNQDAASLHQDYGMENGAFCGVYDGHGKNGHIVSKIVNNTLPSLILSQKNALEEIHTTKNGVDNKQNKFSNNYLRWKEAILGAFNVMDEEVKKQENLDCSCSGTTAVVVIRQGEGLVIVNLGDSRAILGTIQDEKLKAIQLTTDLKPGLPCEAKRIRSCNGCVYALKEEPHVQRVWLPNENYPGLAMSRAFGDFILKDHGVIATPDIWYHRLTSSDQFIVLASDGVWDVLSNEEVASIVWMVESEEEAARAVVEAATAAWAKKFPSSRVDDCTVVCHFLQKKPQNLEYMDSGKLG
- the LOC11414207 gene encoding uncharacterized protein, whose amino-acid sequence is MEGGENILDAIIYEEDDVEMVDVEEGELVEEEEDHHRNGVAATQDHNLIHEAENNRNDINQKPKALSKNRKRKNKRKRKALGGSDAPINIDRFVIETCRRLKEKKSYMVYTALGCLGVSALSDIVKEVDAIQSCGGQQTADGKRFRTGGGVLWNIIKVREPNAYKEIMKKAREFEKQFRQPSFKQPSMQKEEDSSQVVPCPSSSAHQGNVSDNPTCASQLQDQDKPPGSEKKRVPVRDRLRIPVSYDDDLLGATVENDVTLP